The Streptomyces sp. NBC_01197 genome window below encodes:
- the pyk gene encoding pyruvate kinase encodes MRRSKIVCTLGPAVDSYEQLKTLIEAGMNVARLNMSHGSHAEHEERYHRVRKASQDTGRAVGVLADLQGPKIRLETFAEGPVELVRGDEFTITADDVAGDKTICGTTYKGLPGDVTKGDPILINDGNVELKVVEVEGPEVRTIVIEGGVISDHKGINLPGAAVNVPALSEKDIEDLRFALRMGCDLVALSFVRDASDVIDVHKIMDEEGRRVPVIAKVEKPQAVAHMEGVVAAFDGVMVARGDLAVEYPLEKVPMVQKRLIELCRRNAKPVIVATQMMESMITNSRPTRAEASDVANAILDGADAVMLSAESSVGAYPVETVKTMSKIVVAAEEELLSKGLQPLVPGKKPRTQGGSVARAACEIADFLNAKALVAFTQSGDTARRLSRYRTCQPVLAFTTDEATRSQLALSWGVESYVVPHVDNTDAMVELVDAELLKLKRYSDGDRMIITAGSPPGVPGTTNMVRVHHLGGEDNQS; translated from the coding sequence ATGCGCCGTTCCAAAATCGTCTGCACACTGGGCCCAGCCGTCGACTCCTATGAGCAGCTGAAAACGCTCATCGAAGCCGGCATGAATGTGGCCCGTCTGAATATGAGCCACGGGTCCCACGCGGAGCACGAGGAGCGGTACCACCGCGTCCGCAAGGCTTCCCAGGACACCGGCCGCGCCGTGGGGGTACTCGCCGACCTCCAGGGCCCCAAGATCCGCCTGGAGACCTTCGCCGAGGGCCCCGTCGAGCTGGTACGTGGTGACGAGTTCACCATCACCGCCGACGACGTCGCGGGTGACAAGACCATCTGCGGCACCACCTACAAGGGCCTGCCCGGCGATGTCACCAAGGGCGACCCGATCCTGATCAACGACGGAAACGTCGAGCTCAAGGTCGTCGAGGTCGAGGGCCCCGAGGTCAGGACCATCGTCATCGAGGGCGGTGTCATCTCCGACCACAAGGGCATCAACCTGCCCGGCGCCGCGGTGAACGTCCCGGCCCTGTCCGAGAAGGACATCGAGGACCTGCGGTTCGCGCTGCGGATGGGCTGCGACCTGGTCGCGCTCTCCTTCGTGCGCGACGCGAGCGACGTCATCGACGTGCACAAGATCATGGACGAGGAGGGCCGCCGGGTCCCCGTCATCGCCAAGGTCGAGAAGCCGCAGGCGGTCGCCCACATGGAGGGCGTCGTCGCGGCCTTCGACGGTGTCATGGTCGCCCGTGGCGACCTGGCCGTCGAGTACCCGCTCGAAAAGGTCCCGATGGTGCAGAAGCGCCTCATCGAGCTCTGCCGCCGCAACGCCAAGCCGGTGATCGTCGCGACCCAGATGATGGAGTCGATGATCACCAACTCGCGCCCGACGCGCGCCGAGGCGTCCGACGTCGCCAACGCGATCCTCGACGGCGCCGACGCGGTCATGCTCTCCGCCGAGTCGAGCGTGGGCGCGTACCCGGTCGAGACCGTCAAGACGATGTCGAAGATCGTGGTCGCCGCCGAGGAGGAGCTGCTCTCCAAGGGCCTCCAGCCGCTGGTGCCCGGCAAGAAGCCGCGCACCCAGGGCGGTTCGGTGGCCCGTGCGGCCTGCGAGATCGCGGACTTCCTCAACGCGAAGGCGCTGGTCGCCTTCACCCAGTCCGGCGACACGGCCCGCCGTCTCTCCCGCTACCGCACCTGCCAGCCGGTCCTCGCCTTCACCACGGACGAGGCGACCCGCAGCCAGCTCGCGCTGAGCTGGGGCGTCGAGTCGTACGTGGTCCCGCACGTGGACAACACCGACGCGATGGTCGAGCTGGTCGACGCCGAGCTGCTCAAGCTCAAGCGCTACAGCGACGGCGACCGCATGATCATCACCGCGGGCTCGCCCCCCGGCGTCCCCGGCACCACCAACATGGTCCGGGTGCACCACCTGGGCGGCGAGGACAACCAGAGCTGA
- a CDS encoding ATP-dependent 6-phosphofructokinase translates to MRIGVLTAGGDCPGLNAVIRSVVHRAVAGHNDEVIGFEDGFKGLLDGHYRPLDLNAVSGILARGGTILGSARLERDRLREAAENCAELTERYAIDALIPIGGEGTLTAARMLSDAGMPVVGVPKTIDNDISGTDRTFGFDTAVGVATEAIDRLKTTAESHQRVMVVEVMGRHAGWIALESGMAGGAHGICLPERRFQVDDLVKMVEERFSRRKRFAVICVAEGAHPAEGSMPYEKGVIDQFGHERFAGIGTRLAVELETRLGKEARPVILGHVQRGGTPTAYDRVLATRFGWHAVEAVHRGDFGNMTALRGTDIAMVPLADAVTHLKTVDESRMYEAESVF, encoded by the coding sequence ATGCGCATCGGAGTCCTCACCGCGGGCGGCGACTGCCCCGGTCTCAATGCCGTCATCCGGTCGGTCGTGCACCGTGCCGTGGCCGGGCACAACGACGAAGTCATCGGCTTCGAGGACGGCTTCAAGGGCCTGCTCGACGGCCACTACCGCCCCCTCGACCTCAACGCGGTCAGCGGCATCCTCGCCCGCGGCGGCACCATCCTCGGCTCCGCCCGCCTGGAGCGCGACCGGCTGCGCGAGGCCGCCGAGAACTGTGCCGAACTGACCGAGCGGTACGCCATCGACGCGCTCATCCCGATCGGCGGCGAGGGCACCCTCACCGCGGCCCGGATGCTCTCCGACGCCGGGATGCCCGTGGTGGGCGTCCCGAAGACCATCGACAACGACATCTCGGGCACCGACCGCACCTTCGGCTTCGACACGGCCGTCGGCGTCGCGACCGAGGCGATCGACCGGCTGAAGACCACCGCCGAGTCGCACCAGCGCGTGATGGTCGTCGAGGTCATGGGCCGGCACGCGGGGTGGATCGCGCTGGAGTCCGGCATGGCGGGCGGCGCCCACGGCATCTGCCTCCCGGAGCGCCGCTTCCAGGTCGACGACTTGGTGAAGATGGTCGAGGAGCGCTTCTCCCGCAGGAAGCGGTTCGCGGTCATCTGCGTCGCCGAGGGCGCACACCCGGCAGAGGGCTCCATGCCGTACGAGAAGGGCGTCATCGACCAGTTCGGCCACGAGCGCTTCGCCGGCATCGGTACCCGTCTCGCCGTCGAGCTGGAGACCCGGCTCGGCAAGGAGGCCAGGCCGGTCATCCTCGGCCACGTCCAGCGCGGCGGCACCCCCACCGCGTACGACCGCGTCCTGGCGACGCGTTTCGGCTGGCACGCGGTGGAGGCGGTGCACCGCGGCGACTTCGGCAATATGACGGCGCTGCGCGGCACGGACATCGCGATGGTGCCGCTCGCGGACGCGGTGACGCATCTGAAGACGGTCGACGAGAGCCGGATGTACGAGGCGGAGTCGGTCTTCTAG
- a CDS encoding AraC family transcriptional regulator, which translates to MIPMPALRPWIADVTLMRPESTLPLVHLPDAATALVYRRTGARDGDLRVVGPRSRASCHPGKELPMCVRVRLRPGAARAVFGVPVSELRDQAVPLTALWGERATRVEHRLNELTGPGPTLRGIQDALLESLRNDADARDLLLREAVESLSTTGVRVAALARRLSVSERHLRDLFTDRVGLSPKRFARIQRVRAVLAGAGSARLAALASDTGYYDQSHMTADFHTLMGVSPAAFRAGRLPAATPCAP; encoded by the coding sequence ATGATCCCCATGCCCGCGCTCCGGCCCTGGATCGCGGACGTGACGCTGATGCGGCCCGAAAGCACCCTGCCGCTGGTGCACCTGCCCGACGCCGCCACCGCACTGGTCTATCGCAGGACGGGCGCGCGCGACGGCGATCTGCGCGTGGTCGGCCCGCGCAGCCGCGCGTCCTGCCATCCGGGCAAGGAGCTGCCGATGTGCGTCAGGGTCCGGCTGCGGCCCGGCGCTGCCAGGGCGGTGTTCGGCGTCCCGGTCAGCGAACTGCGGGACCAGGCCGTGCCGCTCACCGCCTTGTGGGGCGAGCGCGCGACCCGCGTCGAGCACCGGCTCAACGAGCTGACCGGCCCCGGCCCGACTCTTCGGGGCATCCAGGACGCACTGCTCGAAAGCCTGCGAAACGACGCGGACGCCCGCGATCTGCTGCTCCGCGAGGCCGTCGAATCGCTGTCCACCACCGGCGTACGGGTCGCCGCGCTCGCCAGGCGGCTGTCGGTCAGCGAACGCCACCTGCGCGACCTGTTCACCGACCGGGTCGGTCTGTCGCCCAAGCGCTTCGCCCGGATCCAGCGCGTCCGCGCCGTGCTGGCCGGGGCGGGCTCCGCAAGGCTGGCGGCACTCGCATCGGACACCGGCTACTACGACCAGTCCCATATGACGGCCGACTTCCACACGCTGATGGGAGTGTCACCGGCGGCCTTCCGCGCGGGCCGCCTCCCGGCCGCGACTCCATGCGCCCCGTGA
- the pta gene encoding phosphate acetyltransferase, whose protein sequence is MTRSVYVTGIDRGDGRQVVELGVMELLTRQVDRVGIFRPLVHDGPDRMFELLRSRYRLSQDPASVYGMDYHEASALQAEQGTDELVSHLVGRFHEVARGYEVVLVLGTDFAATQLPDELALNARLANEFGASVIAVVGGKGQPPEFVRSETRNAYRAYEALGCDVITMAVNRVAPGDRAELAAQLAAQLPVPCSVLPDEPALAAPTVAQISHALGGTVLLGDEAGLARDALDFVFGGAMLPNLLNALTPGCLVVTPGDRSDLVVGSLAAHSAGTPPIAGVLLTLDERPGEAILRLAGRLAPGTPVVAVTGGSFPTAGELFALEGRMDAATPRKAETALGLFERHVDSAELLDRLSVARSGRVTPMMFEHELLETARADRRRVVLPEGTEERVLRAADILLRRGVCELTLLGDPETVRKKAADLGIDLSRADVTDPVTSGLRQRFAEVYAKLRAHKGVSVELAHDVVADPSYFGTLMVQEGLADGMVSGTVHSTAATIRPAFEIIKTKEDASIVSSVFFMCLADKVLVYGDCAVNPDPDDRQLADIAIQAAATAAQFGVEPRIAMLSYSTGTSGSGADVDKVRRATELVRAARPDLLIEGPIQYDAAVEPSVAATKLPGSAVAGQASVLIFPDLNTGNNTYKAVQRSAGAVAVGPVLQGLRKPVNDLSRGALVEDIVNTVAITAIQAQGEGRSRAQEGSV, encoded by the coding sequence GTGACGCGCAGCGTGTACGTGACCGGGATCGATCGCGGCGACGGCCGTCAGGTCGTCGAGCTGGGGGTCATGGAGCTCCTCACCCGTCAGGTGGACCGGGTCGGGATCTTCCGGCCGCTGGTGCACGACGGTCCTGACCGGATGTTCGAGCTGCTGCGGTCCCGCTACCGGCTGAGCCAGGACCCGGCGTCGGTGTACGGCATGGACTACCACGAGGCGTCCGCCCTCCAGGCCGAGCAGGGCACGGACGAGCTGGTCTCGCACCTGGTCGGCCGCTTCCACGAGGTGGCGCGCGGGTACGAGGTGGTGCTCGTCCTCGGCACCGACTTCGCCGCCACCCAGCTCCCCGACGAGCTGGCCCTGAACGCGCGGCTGGCGAACGAGTTCGGCGCGTCCGTGATCGCGGTCGTCGGCGGCAAGGGGCAGCCGCCAGAGTTCGTACGCTCCGAGACCCGCAACGCCTACCGCGCGTACGAGGCACTGGGCTGCGACGTCATCACCATGGCGGTGAACCGGGTGGCCCCCGGCGACCGCGCCGAGCTGGCCGCACAGCTCGCCGCGCAGCTTCCGGTGCCGTGCTCGGTGCTGCCCGACGAGCCGGCGCTGGCCGCGCCGACGGTTGCCCAGATCAGCCACGCGCTGGGCGGCACGGTACTGCTGGGCGACGAGGCGGGGCTGGCCAGGGACGCGCTGGACTTCGTGTTCGGCGGGGCCATGCTGCCGAACCTGCTGAACGCGCTGACGCCCGGCTGCCTGGTCGTCACCCCCGGCGACCGGTCGGACCTGGTGGTCGGCTCGCTCGCCGCGCACAGCGCGGGCACCCCGCCGATCGCCGGTGTGCTGCTGACGCTGGACGAGCGCCCCGGCGAGGCGATCCTCAGGCTGGCCGGCCGGCTGGCGCCCGGCACCCCGGTGGTCGCGGTGACGGGCGGTTCGTTCCCGACAGCGGGTGAGCTGTTCGCCCTGGAGGGCCGGATGGACGCGGCGACCCCGCGCAAGGCGGAGACCGCGCTGGGCCTCTTCGAGCGCCATGTGGACAGCGCGGAGCTGCTTGACCGGCTCTCGGTGGCCCGCAGCGGCCGGGTCACCCCGATGATGTTCGAGCACGAGCTGCTGGAGACCGCGCGGGCCGACCGCCGCCGGGTGGTACTGCCCGAGGGCACCGAGGAGCGGGTGCTGCGCGCCGCCGACATCCTGCTGCGCCGCGGGGTCTGCGAGCTGACGCTGCTCGGCGATCCGGAGACCGTCCGCAAGAAGGCGGCCGACCTGGGCATCGATCTGTCACGGGCCGATGTCACCGACCCGGTGACGTCCGGGCTGCGCCAGCGGTTCGCCGAGGTATACGCGAAGCTCCGCGCGCACAAGGGCGTGAGCGTCGAGCTGGCCCACGACGTGGTCGCCGACCCCTCGTACTTCGGCACGCTGATGGTCCAGGAGGGCCTGGCCGACGGCATGGTCTCCGGCACGGTGCACTCGACGGCCGCCACGATCCGGCCCGCCTTCGAGATCATCAAGACCAAGGAGGATGCGTCGATCGTCTCGTCGGTGTTCTTCATGTGCCTCGCCGACAAGGTGCTCGTGTACGGCGACTGCGCGGTCAACCCCGACCCGGACGACCGGCAGCTCGCGGACATCGCGATCCAGGCCGCGGCGACGGCCGCCCAGTTCGGAGTGGAGCCGCGCATCGCGATGCTCTCGTACTCGACCGGCACCTCGGGTTCGGGTGCGGACGTCGACAAGGTACGCCGGGCCACCGAGCTGGTCCGGGCGGCCAGACCGGATCTGCTGATCGAGGGGCCCATCCAGTACGACGCGGCGGTCGAGCCGTCCGTGGCCGCCACCAAACTGCCCGGGTCGGCGGTCGCGGGGCAGGCCAGCGTGCTGATCTTCCCGGATCTCAACACCGGCAACAACACCTACAAGGCCGTGCAGCGCTCGGCCGGAGCCGTGGCGGTGGGCCCGGTGCTCCAGGGGCTGCGCAAGCCGGTCAACGACCTGTCGCGGGGCGCGCTCGTCGAGGACATCGTCAACACCGTCGCGATCACCGCGATCCAGGCTCAGGGCGAGGGCCGGAGCCGGGCCCAGGAGGGATCCGTATGA
- a CDS encoding cation:dicarboxylate symporter family transporter: MSAKKRDRTHYLYLAVIAAVVLGIVVGFAAPGVAVELKPLGTGFVNLIKMMISPIIFCTIVLGVGSVRKAAKVGAVGGLALGYFLVMSTVALAIGLVVGNVLEPGSGLHLTEAVRHAGAAQATGGGDSTADFLLGIIPTTMVSAFTEGQVLQTLLIALLCGFALQAIGPAGRPVLRGIEHIQRLVFRILAMIMWAAPVGAFGAMAAVVGETGVDALKSLAVIMIGFYLTCALFVFVVLGALLRLIAGMNIFMLLKYLGREFLLILSTSSSESALARLIAKMEHLGVSRPVAGITVPTGYSFNLDGTAIYLTMSSLFVANAMDKPLSGGEQISLLLFMIVASKGAAGVTGAGLATLAGGLQSHRPDLVDGVGLIVGIDRFMSEARAMTNFAGNAVATVLVGTWTKEIDKARAAEVLSGRLPFDEATLMDDRPEGAEADAAGVPQDMPLPREGDKEAAPRA; this comes from the coding sequence GTGTCCGCAAAGAAGCGGGACCGTACGCACTATCTGTATCTCGCGGTGATCGCCGCTGTGGTGCTCGGCATCGTGGTCGGCTTCGCCGCACCCGGGGTCGCAGTCGAACTCAAGCCGCTGGGCACGGGGTTCGTGAATCTCATCAAGATGATGATCTCGCCGATCATCTTCTGCACGATCGTGCTGGGGGTCGGCTCGGTCCGCAAGGCGGCCAAGGTCGGTGCGGTCGGCGGTCTGGCACTCGGCTACTTCCTGGTGATGTCGACGGTGGCGCTCGCCATCGGCCTCGTCGTCGGGAACGTGCTGGAGCCGGGCTCCGGGCTGCATCTGACCGAGGCGGTGCGGCACGCGGGCGCCGCGCAGGCCACCGGCGGAGGGGATTCCACCGCGGACTTCCTGCTCGGGATCATCCCGACGACGATGGTCTCCGCCTTCACCGAGGGCCAGGTCCTGCAGACGCTGCTGATCGCGCTGCTCTGCGGGTTCGCGCTCCAGGCGATCGGCCCGGCGGGGCGGCCGGTGCTGCGCGGTATCGAGCACATCCAGCGGCTGGTGTTCCGGATCCTCGCCATGATCATGTGGGCGGCCCCGGTGGGCGCGTTCGGCGCGATGGCCGCGGTGGTCGGCGAGACGGGTGTGGACGCGCTGAAGTCGCTGGCCGTCATCATGATCGGTTTCTATCTGACCTGCGCGCTCTTCGTCTTCGTCGTGCTCGGCGCGCTGCTGCGGCTGATCGCGGGCATGAACATCTTCATGCTGCTGAAGTACCTGGGCCGCGAGTTCCTGCTGATCCTCTCGACCTCGTCGTCGGAGTCGGCGCTGGCGCGGCTGATCGCGAAGATGGAGCACCTGGGCGTGAGCAGGCCGGTCGCCGGGATCACGGTCCCGACGGGGTACTCCTTCAACCTCGACGGCACCGCGATCTATCTGACGATGTCGTCCCTCTTCGTCGCCAACGCGATGGACAAGCCGCTGAGCGGCGGCGAGCAGATCTCGCTGCTGCTCTTCATGATCGTCGCGTCCAAGGGGGCGGCGGGCGTCACCGGCGCGGGCCTCGCCACGCTCGCCGGAGGGCTCCAGTCGCACCGCCCCGACCTGGTCGACGGGGTCGGCCTGATCGTCGGTATCGACCGCTTCATGAGTGAGGCGCGGGCGATGACGAACTTCGCGGGGAACGCCGTCGCGACAGTCCTTGTGGGCACCTGGACGAAGGAGATCGACAAGGCGCGGGCGGCGGAGGTGCTGTCCGGCCGGCTGCCGTTCGACGAGGCGACGCTGATGGACGACCGGCCGGAGGGCGCT
- a CDS encoding acetate kinase has protein sequence MTATRVLVLNSGSSSLKYQLLDMADGNRLATGLVERIGEAASRCVHTLLAHGGSTRERSGHIADHSAALKAVAAELEADGLGLDSPELAAIGHRVVHGGLRFTAPTVVDDAVLKEIERLVPVAPLHNPANILGIRTARELRPDLPQVAVFDTAFHTTMPEYAARYAIDVETADAHRIRRYGFHGTSHAYVSRKTAALLGRTPEEVNVIVLHLGNGASASAVAGGVCMDTSMGLTPLEGLVMGTRSGDIDPAVVFHLTRVAGMSVDEIDALLNKKSGLVGLCGDNDMREIIRRTDEGDQRAELAFAIYVQRLKKYIGAYTAVLGRVDAVAFTAGVGENSAPVRAAAVAGLDGLGLAVDAGLNAVRSDKARFISPEGSRVAVAVVPTDEEREIAQQVYALVND, from the coding sequence ATGACCGCCACCCGTGTCCTCGTTCTCAACTCCGGCTCCTCGTCGTTGAAGTACCAGCTCCTGGACATGGCGGACGGCAACAGGCTGGCGACGGGTCTTGTCGAGCGGATCGGCGAGGCGGCCTCGCGCTGTGTGCACACGCTCCTCGCGCACGGCGGCTCCACCCGCGAGCGGAGCGGCCACATCGCCGACCACTCCGCGGCGCTGAAGGCCGTCGCGGCCGAGCTGGAGGCCGACGGGCTCGGCCTGGACTCCCCCGAACTGGCGGCGATCGGCCACCGGGTGGTGCACGGCGGGCTGCGGTTCACCGCTCCGACCGTCGTGGACGACGCGGTGCTCAAGGAGATCGAGCGTCTGGTGCCGGTCGCCCCGCTGCACAACCCCGCCAACATCCTCGGCATCCGCACCGCCCGCGAGCTGCGCCCCGACCTTCCTCAAGTGGCCGTGTTCGACACCGCGTTCCATACGACGATGCCGGAGTACGCGGCCCGGTACGCCATCGACGTGGAGACCGCGGACGCCCATCGCATCCGCCGGTACGGCTTCCACGGCACCTCCCACGCGTACGTCTCGCGGAAGACCGCCGCGCTGCTCGGCCGTACCCCCGAGGAGGTCAACGTCATCGTGCTGCACCTCGGCAACGGGGCGTCGGCGTCCGCGGTGGCGGGCGGGGTCTGCATGGACACCTCCATGGGGCTGACGCCGCTGGAGGGCCTGGTGATGGGCACGCGTTCCGGTGACATCGATCCGGCCGTGGTCTTCCACCTCACCCGGGTGGCCGGAATGTCCGTGGACGAGATCGACGCGCTGCTCAACAAGAAAAGCGGTCTGGTCGGGCTCTGCGGGGACAATGACATGCGGGAGATCATCCGCCGGACGGACGAGGGCGACCAGCGGGCGGAACTCGCATTCGCCATCTACGTACAGCGGTTGAAGAAGTACATAGGGGCCTATACCGCGGTACTCGGCCGGGTGGACGCGGTGGCGTTCACCGCGGGAGTCGGTGAGAACTCGGCTCCGGTGCGCGCGGCCGCCGTCGCGGGGCTGGACGGGCTGGGTCTGGCGGTCGATGCCGGGCTCAATGCCGTACGTTCCGACAAAGCCCGGTTTATTTCCCCGGAGGGGTCCCGGGTGGCTGTGGCCGTGGTTCCGACGGATGAGGAACGTGAAATCGCGCAGCAGGTATACGCCTTGGTGAATGACTGA
- a CDS encoding helix-turn-helix domain-containing protein — MHQTPPFDAAAARRLREALGMAPGHVAYGLRAQYGLLVTPDVVAAWERGLQTPTARELTALAGVLWCSPGDLLMEAVTLREHRLARGMAPEDVARQVGMDTGAYLKVEESGRWRGNERQSAALADALALTPAAFLTATGRDGELAGILTSAVTTRWQAHVKATAKLVPLPRPALEKVLEQLHSDYQALMVATLNWGSTEAAGTGDAGRAFLDSIVVRFWELAGA, encoded by the coding sequence GTGCACCAGACCCCGCCCTTCGATGCTGCCGCCGCACGCCGCCTCCGCGAGGCGCTGGGTATGGCGCCCGGCCACGTCGCCTACGGGCTCCGCGCCCAGTACGGGCTGCTTGTCACCCCGGATGTGGTGGCCGCCTGGGAACGCGGCCTCCAGACGCCGACCGCACGGGAGCTGACGGCGCTCGCCGGGGTGCTGTGGTGCTCCCCCGGGGACCTGCTGATGGAGGCGGTCACCCTGCGCGAGCACCGGCTGGCCCGCGGGATGGCACCGGAGGACGTGGCCCGGCAGGTCGGCATGGACACCGGGGCCTATCTCAAGGTCGAGGAGTCGGGGCGCTGGCGGGGCAACGAACGCCAGTCGGCGGCGCTCGCCGACGCCCTCGCGCTGACCCCGGCGGCGTTCCTGACGGCGACGGGCCGCGACGGTGAGCTGGCCGGGATCCTGACCAGCGCGGTGACGACCCGCTGGCAGGCCCACGTCAAGGCCACGGCCAAGCTGGTACCGCTGCCCCGCCCCGCGCTGGAGAAGGTGCTGGAGCAACTGCACTCCGACTACCAGGCGCTGATGGTGGCGACCCTCAACTGGGGGTCGACGGAGGCGGCCGGCACGGGCGACGCGGGGCGGGCCTTCCTGGACTCGATCGTGGTGCGGTTCTGGGAACTCGCCGGGGCCTGA
- a CDS encoding sensor histidine kinase → MYIRTPRPRSLAGQLFAMQVVLVAVIVAGCAVFSYVSDQRQAQDAARRQATAAATAVALSPSVRRATVSEDPSAVLQPYAEQVRRSTGVAFVTIMDVHGIRWTHPDPARIGEHYLGHTAEALHGRTYAETYTGTLGPSARVVTPVRADGSAHGRVTGLVSAGITVDRIDAQLQAQVSVLLWFAGVALALGGVGTYVINARLRRHTHGMNPAELSRMHDYHQATLHAVREGLLMLDSGRRIALINDGGRELLGLSDDVVGRSAADLGLPAPLTGLLLADGPRVDEVHLTTDRVVVVNSRPVSSGEHRGTVVTLRDRTELQALAGELDSERGFTQALRAQAHEAANRLHTVVSLIELGRAAEAVEFATGELELAQTLTDRVVGAVDEPVLAALLLGKAAQANERGVELVLADDSVLDDGLLPARDLVTILGNLIDNAVDAAQGSDGARVTVTVRAADGELLIRVLDTGPGVAPGDDVFRLGWSTKSTGRGLGLALVRQTVQRGGGTVTAAGSEFVVRLPVRQEVTPA, encoded by the coding sequence ATGTACATACGCACCCCACGGCCCCGCAGCCTGGCCGGCCAGCTCTTCGCGATGCAGGTCGTGCTGGTGGCGGTGATCGTGGCCGGGTGCGCGGTGTTCAGCTATGTGTCCGACCAGCGCCAGGCCCAGGACGCCGCCCGGCGCCAGGCCACCGCCGCCGCGACCGCCGTGGCGCTCTCCCCCTCCGTGCGCCGGGCGACCGTCTCCGAGGACCCGTCGGCGGTGCTCCAGCCGTACGCCGAGCAGGTGCGCCGCTCCACCGGCGTGGCCTTCGTGACGATCATGGACGTCCACGGGATCCGCTGGACGCACCCCGACCCGGCCAGGATCGGTGAGCACTACCTGGGCCACACCGCGGAGGCGCTGCACGGCAGGACGTACGCCGAGACGTACACGGGCACGCTAGGGCCGTCCGCCCGGGTCGTCACCCCGGTCCGGGCCGACGGCAGCGCGCACGGCAGGGTCACCGGGCTGGTCAGCGCGGGCATCACCGTGGACCGGATCGACGCGCAGCTCCAGGCGCAGGTGAGTGTGCTGCTCTGGTTCGCTGGGGTCGCCCTCGCGCTGGGCGGCGTCGGTACGTACGTCATCAACGCGCGGCTGCGCCGGCACACGCACGGGATGAACCCGGCCGAGCTGAGCCGGATGCACGACTACCACCAGGCCACCCTGCACGCCGTGCGGGAGGGGCTGCTGATGCTGGACAGCGGCCGCCGTATCGCGCTCATCAACGACGGCGGCCGAGAGCTGCTGGGGCTCAGCGACGACGTGGTGGGCCGCAGCGCCGCCGACCTGGGGCTGCCCGCCCCGCTCACCGGGCTGCTGCTCGCCGACGGGCCCCGGGTGGACGAGGTGCATCTGACCACCGACCGGGTCGTGGTCGTCAACAGCCGTCCGGTCTCGTCGGGCGAGCACCGGGGCACGGTGGTCACCCTGCGCGACCGCACCGAGCTCCAGGCGCTCGCCGGCGAACTGGACTCGGAGCGCGGCTTCACCCAGGCGCTGCGCGCGCAGGCCCATGAGGCCGCCAACCGGCTGCACACGGTCGTCTCGCTGATCGAGCTGGGGCGGGCCGCGGAGGCGGTGGAGTTCGCCACCGGCGAGCTGGAGCTGGCGCAGACCCTCACCGACCGGGTGGTGGGCGCCGTGGACGAACCGGTGCTGGCCGCACTGCTGCTCGGCAAGGCGGCCCAGGCCAACGAACGCGGGGTCGAACTCGTGCTGGCCGATGACAGTGTCCTGGACGACGGGCTGCTGCCCGCGCGCGACCTGGTCACGATCCTCGGCAACCTCATCGACAACGCGGTCGACGCGGCCCAGGGCAGCGACGGCGCCCGGGTCACCGTGACGGTGCGCGCAGCGGACGGCGAGCTGCTGATACGGGTCCTCGACACCGGCCCCGGCGTCGCCCCGGGCGACGACGTCTTCCGGCTCGGCTGGTCGACGAAGAGCACCGGCCGGGGCCTCGGGCTGGCCCTGGTCAGGCAGACCGTCCAGCGAGGTGGGGGTACGGTCACGGCGGCGGGCTCCGAGTTCGTCGTACGGCTGCCGGTCCGACAGGAGGTGACCCCGGCGTGA
- a CDS encoding response regulator, with the protein MIRVLVVEDDPVAADAHELYVGRVPGFTVTGKAHSRAEAVRILDRTPVDLLLLDLHLPDGHGLQLVRSLRTAGHTADVIAVTSARDLAVVREGVSLGVVQYVLKPFTFATLRDRLVRYADFRGAAAGEASGQDEVDRALATLRTPEPASLPKGLSAPTLEAVTRTLRAAGGGTTATATGEAVGISRITARRYLEHLVTTGRAVRRPQYGQIGRPELQYRWLSSP; encoded by the coding sequence GTGATCAGGGTGCTGGTGGTCGAGGACGACCCGGTCGCGGCGGACGCGCACGAGCTGTACGTGGGCCGGGTGCCCGGCTTCACCGTCACCGGGAAGGCCCACTCCAGGGCGGAGGCCGTGCGGATCCTGGACCGTACCCCCGTCGACCTGCTGCTGCTCGATCTGCATCTGCCCGACGGCCACGGCCTCCAGCTGGTCCGCTCGCTGCGCACCGCGGGGCACACCGCCGACGTCATCGCGGTGACCTCGGCGCGCGATCTTGCCGTCGTACGGGAGGGGGTCTCGCTCGGTGTCGTGCAGTACGTGCTGAAGCCGTTCACGTTCGCCACCCTGCGGGACCGCCTGGTGCGTTACGCCGACTTCCGGGGGGCGGCGGCGGGCGAGGCGAGCGGCCAGGACGAGGTGGACCGGGCGCTCGCCACCCTGCGTACACCCGAACCGGCCTCGCTCCCCAAGGGGTTGAGCGCGCCGACGCTCGAGGCGGTGACCCGCACACTGCGGGCGGCGGGCGGCGGGACCACGGCCACCGCGACAGGGGAGGCGGTCGGCATCTCACGGATCACCGCGCGCCGCTATCTGGAGCATCTGGTGACGACCGGCCGGGCCGTGCGCCGCCCGCAGTACGGGCAGATCGGGCGCCCCGAGCTGCAGTACCGCTGGCTGAGCAGCCCGTAG